From the Corynebacterium sp. P3-F1 genome, the window ACGGCAGCACCTGCCGCTGAAACAGCGCACTCCCACTCCCCGAACCGAACTGAAAGGACGCAACGCCATGACGGAAAACACGAACTACAGTGACTGGACCGAACAGCAATGGCGCGAGCGCCTGAGCCCCGAGGAGTACCACGTACTCCGCGAGGCCGGCACCGAGCCACCCGGAGTGGGTGAGTACACCGACACCACCACCGAGGGTGTCTACCGCTGCCGCGCCTGCGGCGAGGAACTGTTCCGCTCCACCGAGAAATTCCAGTCCCACTGCGGCTGGCCCTCCTTCTTCTCCCCGCTCGCCGGCGACAAGATCATCGAGCGGGAAGACCACTCCCTGGGGATGGTGCGCACCGAGGTGCTGTGCGCCAACTGCGGCTCCCACCTCGGCCACGTATTCGCCGGCGAGGGGTACGACACCCCGACCGACCTGCGCTACTGCATCAACTCCATCTCCATGACGCTGGAGGAAAAACCCGTCGAGCAATAACGGGCGAACACAGCAAATGCCTGCACACGCGGTGAGCGTGGGCAGGCATTCGTCGATAAGCGCGTGCTGCTTAAGGCAAAACCTTGATGAGCTCTGCGACGTCAGCGACGCGGCGGCCGGAGAAGAACGGCAGCTCTTCGCGCACGTGCAGGCGCGCCTCGGTGTAGCGCATCTTGTGCATCAGGTCGGAGATCCGCTCGAGCGACGGCGCCTCGAAAGCCAGCATCCACTCGTAATCGCCGAGGGAGAACGCCGACATCGTGTTGGCGCGGACATCCTTGTACTCGGCGGCAGCTTGACCGTGCTCAATGAGCAGCCGGCGGCGCTTATCCGCGTCCATGATGTACCAGTCGTAGGAGCGCGTGAACGGGTAGACCGTGATCCAGTCCTGCGGCTCCTCACCCATGATGAATGCCGGCAGGTGGCCACGGTTGAACTCGGCCGGGCGGTGCAGGCCCACGCCGATCCAGAAGACCTCGAGGCACTGGCCGAGAACCGTCGTGCGGCGGAAATCGTTGTAGGCCTTCTGAATGTCGGCGAACTCTTCCGCGTGCCACCAGATCATCACGTCCGCTTCCGCACGGATGCCCGAGATGTCGTAGATGCCGCGCACAACGACCTTGCCCTCGTCCTCGAGGCGGGCAAAGAAATCCTTCACCTCGGCAATGATCTCCTCGCGCTCGTGGCCCAGCGCCCCTGGGATCGCGCGGAACGTCGCCCACTGGGCGTAACGCTGAGTGTTGTTGAGCTTTTCAATGTCCGGCTGAGTCATCGCGGAGCATCCTTTCTTCCCGCACACGGGAGGTCCACCAAAAGTTCTACAAGCCGATCCTACCGTGCGGCCCGCGGCGGGCAACGGCGCGCCTCCACGGAATGGCGGCGAGCTCTGGATAGCTTGGAACGCGTGACACATTCGGACCACCCGCAGCTCTCCGCCGCTCCCTCTCCCGCGACGACAACCGAGAAGGACG encodes:
- the msrB gene encoding peptide-methionine (R)-S-oxide reductase MsrB; its protein translation is MTENTNYSDWTEQQWRERLSPEEYHVLREAGTEPPGVGEYTDTTTEGVYRCRACGEELFRSTEKFQSHCGWPSFFSPLAGDKIIEREDHSLGMVRTEVLCANCGSHLGHVFAGEGYDTPTDLRYCINSISMTLEEKPVEQ
- the hemQ gene encoding hydrogen peroxide-dependent heme synthase; this encodes MTQPDIEKLNNTQRYAQWATFRAIPGALGHEREEIIAEVKDFFARLEDEGKVVVRGIYDISGIRAEADVMIWWHAEEFADIQKAYNDFRRTTVLGQCLEVFWIGVGLHRPAEFNRGHLPAFIMGEEPQDWITVYPFTRSYDWYIMDADKRRRLLIEHGQAAAEYKDVRANTMSAFSLGDYEWMLAFEAPSLERISDLMHKMRYTEARLHVREELPFFSGRRVADVAELIKVLP